One window of the Zygotorulaspora mrakii chromosome 6, complete sequence genome contains the following:
- the ACF2 gene encoding endo-1,3(4)-beta-glucanase (similar to Saccharomyces cerevisiae ACF2 (YLR144C); ancestral locus Anc_8.352), which yields MTYNRSRMPMPGGQQYGEPPAYQESLSNPPPVPPRLGLRNPPSLPPRVPIVRELDIATRNMSNVKIDGNVNFDDVFRPDPPPDIFKASNHELNLPRNVDNKEMPVETNKFYGNMMVGSQTNPVWTHPYSLWWAKDSPHMGIAVAHIQASQRVFGPGSPPQYFFNPIGIKSLVFSSTDYTTADDFSLGFASLTHMSAQVFLRKNNDQYIRFPLVQGMGLITAIYHNLVPKLCTAVGIKSFQKVTSGNEQIKYKLLLENNVVWLLYVIVPGGCNIEITMQDANTLVGSASLDQCTMQIVANDAKDIDIAAGCYPIHCELDCSTEGDIGKYQFRYLTEGKSVCGKTLMFAFPHHVSNFTDEMHSQPIVCQLDSTIKGVMNSYLTDSFEMKVSIPKSLGFSPFTTISGKGNGVRYSSDVLEAVKKAASSEVNLDVSTESNLDSMYFSGKILAKYAWILYCCQYIIKEKDLVDCLLPKLKSAISRFADNHQVLPLKYDKTWGGIISSGTSSQDFGNSFYNDHHFHYSYHVIAAAIITKVDHDAGDNAWLLQNRAWVEALIRDYANPSEKDRFFPVFRSFDWFNGHSFAKGLFESGDGKDQESSSEDVNASYALKLWGLATENQPLIDIADIQLGILRTSVNMYFLYSDDNTVMPSAFIRNKVSGILFENKIDHTTYFGNELQYIQMIHAIPITPASSFVRTPKFVEEEWREKLSPIVNDIKDGWQGIIMLNAALFDPRISFNYFNTPEVFLDNGQSLTWSLAYSGAFL from the coding sequence ATGACATACAACAGAAGTCGTATGCCAATGCCAGGCGGGCAGCAATACGGCGAGCCTCCGGCATATCAAGAATCCCTGTCTAATCCTCCCCCCGTTCCTCCTAGACTGGGCCTCAGGAATCCACCCTCGCTGCCTCCTCGAGTACCAATTGTTAGAGAACTCGATATCGCGACAAGAAATATGTCAAATGTCAAAATCGATGGCAACGTTAACTTTGATGACGTTTTCAGGCCTGATCCACCTCCCGATATATTTAAGGCGAGTAATCATGAGCTGAACCTTCCTAGGAATGTTGATAACAAAGAAATGCCCGTCGAAACGAATAAGTTCTACGGAAATATGATGGTAGGGAGTCAAACGAATCCCGTATGGACGCATCCGTACTCTCTATGGTGGGCTAAGGATTCTCCTCATATGGGAATTGCAGTAGCTCACATTCAAGCCTCTCAAAGGGTATTTGGACCGGGGTCGCCACCTcagtattttttcaatccaaTTGGTATCAAATCATTAGTATTCTCTAGTACAGACTATACCACGGCAGATGATTTTTCCCTAGGTTTCGCATCTTTGACACATATGTCTGCACAAGTGTTTTTGCGCAAAAATAACGATCAGTACATTCGTTTTCCCTTGGTTCAAGGAATGGGCCTTATCACAGCGATTTATCACAACTTGGTGCCAAAACTTTGCACTGCCGTGGGAATCAAAAGCTTTCAGAAAGTTACTTCTGGAAATGAACAAATTAAATATAAACTATTGCTGGAAAATAATGTTGTTTGGCTGTTATATGTAATTGTGCCTGGGGGATGCAATATCGAAATAACCATGCAAGACGCAAATACTTTAGTGGGTTCTGCCTCTCTGGACCAATGCACTATGCAAATTGTTGCTAATGATGCAAAAGATATTGATATTGCAGCGGGCTGTTATCCTATCCATTGCGAATTGGATTGCTCTACAGAGGGCGATATcggaaaatatcaatttaGGTATCTCACTGAAGGTAAATCTGTATGTGGAAAGACCCTCATGTTTGCATTTCCACACCATGTGAGCAATTTCACTGATGAAATGCATTCTCAACCAATAGTCTGTCAGTTAGACTCTACAATAAAAGGTGTTATGAACAGTTATTTGACAGACTCGTTCGAAATGAAAGTTTCAATTCCCAAATCCTTGGGCTTCTCACCATTTACCACAATTTCTGGAAAGGGCAACGGTGTTAGGTATTCCTCAGACGTACTTGAAGCTGTAAAAAAGGCAGCATCATCAGAGGTGAATTTGGATGTATCAACTGAATCAAATTTGGACTCAATGTATTTTTCTGGAAAAATTCTGGCAAAATATGCATGGATTCTTTACTGCTGCCAATACATtataaaggaaaaagatttaGTAGATTGTTTGTTaccaaaattgaaaagtgcCATTTCTCGCTTTGCTGATAACCATCAAGTATTGCCATTGAAGTATGACAAGACTTGGGGAGGCATCATATCCTCTGGAACAAGTTCTCAAGATTTTGGAAATTCCTTTTACAATGACCATCACTTTCATTATAGTTACCACGTAATTGCGGCTGCAATTATAACAAAGGTTGATCATGACGCAGGTGATAATGCCTGGCTATTACAAAATAGGGCATGGGTAGAAGCCCTGATTAGAGATTACGCCAACCCCTCTGAAAAGGATAGATTCTTCCCAGTGTTCAGATCTTTTGATTGGTTCAATGGACATTCATTTGCCAAAGGATTATTTGAAAGTGGAGAtggaaaagatcaagaatCTAGTTCGGAAGATGTGAATGCGTCCTATGCTTTAAAACTCTGGGGTCTTGCGACCGAAAATCAGCCTCTGATTGATATTGCTGACATTCAACTTGGCATCTTGAGAACCTCTGTGAACATGTATTTCCTTTACTCAGATGATAACACAGTGATGCCATCAGCCTTCATTCGTAATAAAGTAAGTGGTATATTATTCGAAAACAAAATAGATCACACAACTTACTTCGGTAACGAGTTGCAGTATATTCAAATGATACATGCTATCCCTATAACCCCAGCCTCCTCATTTGTTAGAACACCAAAATTTGTCGAGGAAGAATGGCGTGAAAAACTGTCGCCAATAGTTAACGACATAAAAGATGGCTGGCAGGGAATAATTATGCTGAATGCGGCGTTATTCGATCCTCgaatttctttcaactACTTCAATACTCCTGAAGTATTTCTCGATAATGGCCAAAGTTTAACATGGTCACTGGCATACTCAGGAGCATTCTTATAA
- the RMP1 gene encoding Rmp1p (similar to Saccharomyces cerevisiae RMP1 (YLR145W); ancestral locus Anc_8.353): MDATNDPDSHAHRGQYLKLLQEFRLLHLLYHRNKNQHRVAHWWRYINILKRNCSEVLEVIQKKVIDKEFDFAKLYQIINKFKKKILPKIYYEFNGIIALGQFVTLGVILVCLLSRVYAIYKDIYAIYSGNFERISCQSIDNSARKKEEDLDRELKIMESLADEELGEEITNIASVSEDQLTHINIQPSPHVERQKIKKKKSKKKKAKSVIDGIFG; encoded by the coding sequence ATGGATGCCACGAATGACCCTGATTCTCATGCTCATCGGGGCCAGTATTTGAAGCTTCTTCAGGAGTTTCGATTGCTACATTTACTATACCATAGAAATAAGAATCAGCATCGCGTGGCACACTGGTGGAGATATATCAATATTctaaaaagaaattgttcAGAAGTATTGGAAGTAATTCAAAAGAAGGTAATTGATAAAGAATTTGACTTTGCAAAACTGTATCAAATTATAAACAagttcaagaaaaagatattaCCTAAAATTTATTATGAATTTAATGGAATTATTGCATTGGGTCAATTTGTCACATTGGGTGTGATTCTTGTATGCCTACTGAGTAGGGTATACGCAATATACAAGGACATATACGCCATTTATTCAGGAAACTTTGAGAGGATAAGCTGTCAATCCATAGATAATtctgcaagaaaaaaggaagaggaTCTCGATCGTGAATTGAAGATAATGGAGTCTTTGGCAGATGAGGAGCTAGGAGAGGAGATAACAAATATAGCAAGCGTGTCAGAAGATCAACTCACCCATATCAATATACAGCCCAGTCCACATGTAGAACGgcaaaagataaaaaagaagaaaagcaagaagaaaaaggcAAAATCCGTTATAGACGGTATATTTGGCTGA
- the SPE4 gene encoding spermine synthase (similar to Saccharomyces cerevisiae SPE4 (YLR146C); ancestral locus Anc_8.354): protein MEVQHARIKNGWFTEVSDAHFPGQGFSLRVEKVLHHSQSAFQDILVFKSTDFGNVLVLDGIVQCTERDEFAYQEMITHIPIYAHKNPKKVLVIGGGDGGVIREVVKHSCVESATLVEIDKTVIELSQRYLPEMSCSISDPKVNLQFCDGFQFLRNIGSSDLDAKYDVIITDSSDPDGPAEAFFQKEYFQLLNNALREDGIVIMQASENVWLNINYLGELIQTAKSVFSNTGYCYTTVPSYTSGQLGLIVCSNEKDLRLDVAHRLPTSEEQQKMKYYNPKIHHASFILPTWADRILNTRQA from the coding sequence ATGGAGGTCCAACACGCGCGTATTAAGAATGGGTGGTTCACAGAGGTGAGCGATGCTCATTTCCCAGGTCAAGGATTTTCATTGAGAGTGGAAAAAGTTCTTCATCACTCACAAAGTGCCTTTCAGGATATACTGGTTTTTAAAAGTACAGATTTTGGAAATGTCTTAGTATTGGATGGTATAGTTCAATGCACCGAGAGAGATGAGTTCGCgtatcaagaaatgattACGCATATACCGATTTATGCGCACAAAAATCCCAAGAAGGTGTTAGTAATCGGTGGTGGTGACGGAGGTGTGATTAGAGAAGTCGTAAAACATTCCTGCGTGGAATCTGCTACATTAGTAGAGATAGACAAGACTGTGATCGAACTATCACAGAGGTATCTGCCAGAAATGTCTTGCTCGATAAGCGATCCTAAAGTCAACCTGCAATTTTGCGATGGATTTCAGTTCCTTAGAAATATTGGTAGTTCAGATTTGGATGCTAAATATGATGTTATTATAACAGACTCTTCGGATCCGGACGGTCCTGCGGAAGCCTTTTTCCAGAAGGAGTATTTCCAATTGCTGAACAATGCCTTGAGGGAGGACGGCATAGTCATAATGCAGGCATCTGAAAACGTTTGGTTAAATATTAATTATCTTGGAGAATTAATACAGACAGCGAAGTCTGTTTTCTCAAACACAGGATATTGTTATACCACCGTTCCATCATACACATCTGGACAATTGGGTTTGATTGTTTGCTCCAACGAGAAAGATCTAAGATTAGACGTAGCTCATCGTTTGCCAACCTCTGAAGAGCaacagaaaatgaaatattacAACCCTAAGATTCATCACGCTTCATTTATACTACCTACGTGGGCTGATAGAATACTCAATACAAGGCAAGCGTAA
- the TRM82 gene encoding Trm82p (similar to Saccharomyces cerevisiae TRM82 (YDR165W); ancestral locus Anc_8.355) translates to MNVIHPFQAVVSNASGNQIYVVSKSTILAYKYDGKEYRLIGKWVDEVEGNHNHAPTESKNAKSPSQAKKMRSNGGKSSKKYTSDPLFPIITSQIRKLRLSSDESKLIACTDSDKSIIILRILLEGEYEDNCLKLTKRQPFPKRPNALTITDREKLIIADKFGDVYEMDAYKDDVQEIKEPILGHVSMLTDILFVRDLQGNKYIITSDRDEHIKISHYPQCYVVDKWLFGHKQFISSLCNPIWKSQWLFSAGGDECVFAWDWINGEKLAEFNYEKLIQPHLSAAHLASERFQNESNDIIEYAVSTIVSLHTLPFVAFFVEATNILIILEVCPNTGVLSLKETLELPYSIVSLSESHDELEVTCDNRSAGSDHFVEFITHNKQNNCFEIDTQRSDSFNRAVALTLKDEESVNVGSDDIYPLYNMISLKKHGEHYS, encoded by the coding sequence ATGAATGTTATACATCCGTTTCAGGCAGTTGTCTCGAATGCCTCTGGGAATCAAATTTATGTTGTCTCTAAAAGCACTATCCTGGCATACAAATATGATGGTAAAGAATACCGCCTCATTGGAAAGTGGGTTGACGAAGTAGAGGGAAATCACAACCACGCACCTACCGAATCTAAAAATGCAAAGAGCCCTAGTcaggcaaaaaaaatgagaagtAATGGTGGCAAAAGTTCAAAGAAATATACATCTGACCCGCTTTTCCCTATAATAACTTCACAAATCAGAAAACTTAGACTATCCAGCGATGAAAGTAAGTTGATTGCATGTACTGATTCCGATAAGTCGATTATCATACTTCGTATTCTGCTTGAGGGTGAATACGAGGACAATTGCTTGAAATTAACAAAAAGACAACCGTTCCCAAAAAGACCGAATGCACTCACCATTACAGACCGCGAAAAGCTTATAATAGCTGACAAATTTGGTGATGTTTATGAGATGGATGCGTACAAAGATGACGTTCAGGAAATAAAAGAGCCTATCTTGGGACACGTTTCGATGTTGACAGATATTTTGTTCGTGAGGGACTTACAAGGCAATAAATACATCATCACAAGTGACAGAGACGAGCATATCAAGATTTCACATTACCCACAATGCTACGTGGTGGATAAATGGTTATTCGGCCACAAACAGTTCATTTCGTCGTTGTGTAACCCGATATGGAAATCTCAATGGCTTTTCAGTGCAGGTGGTGATGAATGTGTATTTGCTTGGGATTGGATAAATGGTGAAAAACTAGCAGAGTTTAATTATGAAAAGCTCATTCAGCCGCACCTGTCCGCTGCGCATTTAGCCTCTGAGAGATTTCAGAACGAATCGAATGACATTATTGAGTATGCAGTTTCCACAATCGTTTCGCTCCACACTTTACCCtttgttgcattttttgTGGAAGCCACCAATATTTTAATCATTCTTGAGGTGTGTCCAAATACTGGTGTCCTTTCGCTGAAGGAAACCTTGGAGCTACCTTATAGTATCGTCTCTTTATCTGAGAGTCACGACGAGTTGGAAGTAACCTGTGATAACCGTTCAGCCGGATCAGATCATTTCGTTGAATTTATCACTCATAACAAACAAAATAATTGCTTCGAGATAGATACGCAACGATCCGACTCCTTCAATAGAGCTGTCGCCCTGACTTTGAAGGACGAAGAAAGTGTGAATGTCGGAAGTGATGATATCTATCCATTGTACAATATGATCTCATTGAAGAAGCATGGAGAGCATTATTCTTGA
- a CDS encoding uncharacterized protein (similar to Saccharomyces cerevisiae YLR146W-A; ancestral locus Anc_8.356) yields MSNLLPTNETESSQISEHATEDDKRQQDLSYDSRNLSTKSLGVPEADASLTSMIKSSQSLQQEINGIFAQLNDLNRQVRIDIDDFCNIGMRNSTTLNNVQN; encoded by the coding sequence ATGAGCAACTTATTGCCAACCAACGAAACGGAATCCTCGCAAATAAGCGAGCACGCAACTGAAGATGACAAGAGACAGCAAGATCTGAGCTACGATAGCAGGAATCTGTCCACAAAATCGCTTGGAGTCCCTGAAGCAGACGCATCTCTCACAAGCATGATAAAGAGTTCTCAAAGCCTACAGCAGGAGATCAATGGAATATTTGCTCAACTGAATGATTTAAATCGTCAAGTAAGAATAGATATTGATGACTTTTGCAATATTGGCATGCGCAACAGTACAACACTAAATAATGTGCAAAATTAA
- the SEC5 gene encoding exocyst subunit SEC5 (similar to Saccharomyces cerevisiae SEC5 (YDR166C); ancestral locus Anc_8.357) encodes MNSFDINDEKLLDCYNLKTLDPSESWEQDSSLLINLDRWQDISPNEDNSYDILKDLLIQQQNTNALETALSLNDASLNHVRDPLNNERMLPLLDKLGISEHTRLKYLINSKTFDVKAFLRDVHNTDSFEDLSYSLDILDKTLQEQSQDLNELVQANFTKYVRIKNRLDQIYEQFSEKSNSFTDGDDTKQLDVDRLGERVDESIRVTTLKLKPLLKSSQKLKSYEFTKKFIEENKDYFNLPHILRTLLDKNDYPNLMFEYSGAKDIHSKLKDEYTVKNSSDENNTEQVPKIIAKIWVEVEKIIDNYRQHTWRSLITPTKDEAQQNFLPLISKLLDLNVKESPIMAWIRTRLDHFEAQLNEISSQMLPKIIQSQRKIIQNGIDSNDDSNSAIVDGVDLSHYLYINQLSQGSESSNQFATLSGIQTLTDSTLIVETWLIFLKYLKSLEDVCMKFIEVWEHVQNFLTGAYQTSLLNDKKKDDILIGSDAMKNHKGSLQLEEAQVNEIRSRGEHFVSLLYSKLLAFFKPSQDELLQGKLLEEENGSSSNVYKETGSPSDYGFVPLRANGLSCLRYLPKMIEPLLKYITELAQLGISSKILDSSKRVASIITDRCIGAIASTKLRDISNFYKLEDWTVYETVKGTESSFTEYGVTQFPEIVLSYQESSIRVVRDLLFAFERLPAFNGISVVGYPSRQALTAVELQQLISMEAILEAVLKNAAKDKYNPRNSHTVLTLTNLQYIREVTFPQILQVFDDAFEWNLKGKNLELFSLLFKMESSIFGNYLSDLKVNIRDVLEVKFNEVQWATYSSNSFRAGDYTIDVLMLLVTIHSECFRIGPQLIHRILREAQIFISKFLFESFKPFIGNLPSDGLLQATVDLQFFQRVLGRLLEKDTEVTLTACLQNCFQNNIERMQRCIKETEPIVSANLARTSIQFAAFK; translated from the coding sequence ATGAactcttttgatatcaatgatgaaaaattactaGATTGTTATAATTTGAAGACTCTAGATCCTTCAGAGTCATGGGAGCAGGATTCCAGTCTTCTAATCAATCTAGATCGGTGGCAGGATATCTCGCCCAATGAAGATAACTCATATGACATCCTTAAAGATTTGCTTATCCAACAACAAAATACCAATGCATTAGAGACTGCTCTGTCATTAAACGATGCATCTCTCAACCATGTTCGTGATCCATTAAATAACGAAAGAATGCTGCCCCTATTGGATAAATTGGGCATTTCGGAACATACCAGGCTCAAATACCTAATAAATAGTAAGACATTTGATGTCAAGGCATTTCTTAGAGATGTTCATAATACCGATAGTTTCGAGGACCTTTCTTATTCCCTAGACATTCTGGATAAAACTCTGCAGGAACAGTCTCAagatttgaatgaattaGTACAGGCAAATTTCACCAAATACGTCAGAATCAAGAATAGGCTTGATCAAATCTACGAGCAGTTTTCCGAGAAGTCTAATTCCTTCACTGATGGTGATGACACTAAACAGTTGGACGTTGACAGGCTAGGTGAAAGAGTTGACGAGTCAATTAGAGTCACGACATTGAAATTAAAGCCACTTCTCAAATCTTCACAAAAACTCAAGAGTTACGAATTCACTAAGAAGttcattgaagaaaataaagattatttcaatttgCCACACATTTTAAGAACACTACTTGATAAAAACGACTATCCCAATCTAATGTTTGAATATTCAGGAGCCAAGGACATTCACAGTAAACTGAAGGATGAATATACTGTTAAAAATAGctctgatgaaaataaCACTGAACAGGTTCCTAAAATAATCGCAAAAATTTGGGTTGAAGTCGAGAAAATAATAGATAACTATAGGCAGCATACTTGGAGAAGCTTGATTACACCAACCAAAGATGAAGCACAGCAGAACTTTTTGCCGCTTATATCTAAATTGTTAGATTTGAACGTCAAAGAAAGCCCGATCATGGCTTGGATTAGAACTCGTCTAGATCACTTTGAAGCCCAGCTGAACGAAATATCTTCACAAATGCTACCTAAAATAATCCAATCCCAACGCAAAATAATACAAAATGGCATTGACAGTAACGACGATTCAAATTCAGCAATCGTAGACGGTGTTGATTTATCTCACTATCTTTACATCAACCAACTCTCGCAAGGCTCCGAGTCCAGCAACCAATTTGCTACACTTTCCGGAATTCAGACTCTAACCGACTCTACTCTAATTGTTGAAACATGGCTCATTTTTCTAAAGTACCTCAAGTCGTTGGAAGATGTATGCATGAAATTCATAGAGGTTTGGGAACACGTacagaattttttaacTGGGGCTTACCAAACGTCTTTGCTCAATGATAAGAAAAAGGACGATATACTAATTGGTAGTGATGCTATGAAAAATCATAAAGGATCGCTTCAACTAGAAGAAGCACAAGTTAACGAGATAAGATCTCGTGGTGAACATTTCGTCAGTTTGCTTTACAGTAAGTTATTAGCCTTCTTTAAGCCGTCACAAGATGAGCTTTTACAAGGGAAGCTTTTAGAAGAGGAAAACGGCAGCAGTAGTAATGTTTACAAGGAAACTGGTTCACCCTCAGATTATGGTTTTGTACCCCTGAGAGCAAATGGTCTGAGTTGTTTAAGATATTTGccaaaaatgattgaaCCACTTTTAAAATACATTACGGAACTAGCACAACTTGGAATAAGTTCTAAGATTTTGGATAGCTCTAAAAGAGTTGCTTCCATTATAACAGATCGTTGTATTGGTGCCATTGCTTCTACAAAGCTaagagatatttcaaatttctatAAATTAGAAGATTGGACTGTGTATGAGACAGTGAAAGGGACGGAGTCTTCCTTTACTGAATATGGTGTTACCCAATTTCCTGAAATTGTTCTTTCTTACCAGGAGTCTAGTATTAGAGTTGTGAGGGATCTTCTGTTCGCTTTCGAGAGGTTACCTGCCTTCAATGGAATATCTGTCGTTGGCTATCCTTCCAGACAAGCTCTCACAGCTGTGGAACTTCAACAACTAATTTCCATGGAAGCCATTTTAGAAGCCgtcttgaaaaatgcagCTAAGGACAAGTATAACCCAAGAAATTCTCATACAGTACTAACTTTGACAAATCTTCAATACATCAGAGAGGTTACCTTCCCTCAAATTTTGCAGGTTTTTGACGACGCATTCGAATGGAATCTGAAGGGGAAAAATCTGGAACTCTTTTCCCTCCTATTCAAGATGGAgtcatcaatttttggcAATTACTTATCTGATTTGAAGGTTAACATAAGAGATGTTTTAGAGGTTAAGTTCAATGAAGTACAATGGGCCACATATTCCTCCAACTCATTCAGAGCTGGTGACTATACTATAGATGTTCTCATGCTTTTAGTGACCATTCACAGTGAATGTTTTAGAATAGGTCCCCAGCTGATCCACAGGATTCTACGAGAAGCACAAATTTTCATATCGAAGTTTTTATTCGAATCTTTCAAACCTTTCATTGGGAACTTGCCATCAGATGGTTTGCTGCAGGCCACTGTTGATTTACAGTTTTTCCAGAGGGTCTTAGGACGTTTGCTAGAGAAAGACACAGAAGTCACCTTAACTGCCTGTTTACAGAACTGTTTCCAAAATAACATCGAAAGGATGCAGCGCTGCATCAAGGAAACAGAACCTATCGTAAGTGCTAATTTAGCAAGAACAAGCATTCAATTCGCTGCGTTTAAATAG
- the SMD3 gene encoding mRNA splicing protein SMD3 (similar to Saccharomyces cerevisiae SMD3 (YLR147C); ancestral locus Anc_8.358), whose product MSRKSELQHLIKNNRKYYNGSVMSGIPVKLLNEAQGHIVSLELTTGETYRGKLVESEDNMNVQLRDVTVTGTDSKVTGMDHVFVRGSHIRFFVVPDMLKNAPMFKTGPQYRPSPPIRGPRKR is encoded by the coding sequence ATGTCAAGAAAGAGCGAGCTACAACATCTAATAAAGAATAATAGAAAATACTATAACGGATCAGTCATGAGTGGAATACCCGTTAAGCTTCTAAATGAAGCACAAGGTCATATCGTATCGCTTGAGCTGACCACGGGGGAGACGTATAGAGGAAAGCTAGTGGAAAGCGAAGATAACATGAATGTGCAGCTTAGAGATGTCACAGTGACCGGTACCGATAGCAAAGTAACGGGAATGGATCATGTGTTCGTTAGAGGCTCCCACATACGATTTTTTGTTGTACCAGACATGTTGAAGAATGCACCGATGTTTAAGACAGGACCACAGTACAGACCATCACCTCCCATTCGAGGtccaagaaaaagatga